In Desulfovibrio sp. JC010, a genomic segment contains:
- a CDS encoding 4Fe-4S dicluster domain-containing protein translates to MLNMTPTVLKNLLQKSSTRMYPIEKREPFERYRGELFNNIDECIFCKKCQIKCPSQCITVTKDKDSGTGTWICDPFACVYCSICVDHCPTNSLYMKPVHRAPSAERDMMEQTGKIKLPKKKAKAKK, encoded by the coding sequence ATGCTTAACATGACTCCCACTGTACTGAAGAACCTCCTTCAAAAAAGCTCCACTCGCATGTACCCCATCGAGAAACGCGAGCCATTTGAACGCTACAGAGGTGAACTGTTCAACAACATTGACGAGTGCATTTTCTGCAAAAAATGCCAGATTAAATGCCCTTCACAGTGCATTACCGTCACTAAAGATAAAGACAGCGGTACCGGAACATGGATCTGCGATCCCTTCGCATGCGTCTACTGCTCCATCTGCGTCGACCACTGCCCGACCAACAGCCTGTACATGAAACCTGTACACCGCGCCCCGTCCGCAGAACGCGACATGATGGAACAGACCGGTAAAATCAAGCTGCCCAAGAAAAAAGCCAAAGCCAAGAAATAA